From the Roseateles sp. XES5 genome, one window contains:
- a CDS encoding O-antigen ligase, which produces MLQRVTSLALYFLGFLSMAVPSSELAVPAWVEPARYLAFITLAFAIALLAYIRAGLRIPVGIETTLLALFFLFYAASALWGSQLPGSYIKSLLVLTALVTSLSIANMLPLERSLAILFYALATYIAVCVAVVFLWPSVGVDQSWEHAGKWRGIAGQKNGLAAYAAYASVLGTGLPLALRSTPLRQTAALCLRIAVVVLCLVALYKSGSRGGLLLIGIGLGSLMIARLPRTAQRASLLIGVALCIPLVFLVLASFSADGDKLSVLGLTIDTNSRMKLWQFGFEHMRGRFLAGFGMDSFWTPERLTAFQDIYTWELDNFHNGYITLFIETGVIGFTLFVAGFLGLYLLVLISIGSIRTRITMLAFALLNMFMFGNLVENELGRSTSLGIYTFLIMAFSLRSHVAGWVEGHRQPPALPKAFAYREPNPQRLVE; this is translated from the coding sequence ATGCTTCAAAGGGTGACAAGCCTCGCGCTGTATTTCCTGGGTTTCCTGTCCATGGCGGTGCCGAGCAGCGAACTGGCGGTTCCGGCCTGGGTGGAACCGGCCCGCTATCTCGCCTTCATCACGCTGGCCTTCGCCATCGCTCTCCTTGCCTATATCCGCGCGGGCCTGCGCATTCCCGTCGGCATCGAAACGACGCTGCTTGCGCTGTTCTTCCTGTTCTATGCCGCGTCGGCGCTTTGGGGGTCTCAACTGCCGGGCAGCTATATCAAGAGCCTGCTGGTGCTGACCGCGCTGGTGACCTCGCTCAGCATCGCCAACATGCTGCCGCTGGAACGGTCGCTGGCGATCCTTTTCTACGCGCTCGCCACCTATATCGCGGTTTGTGTCGCGGTGGTGTTTCTCTGGCCCTCGGTCGGCGTCGACCAATCCTGGGAGCACGCCGGCAAGTGGCGCGGTATTGCAGGCCAGAAGAACGGGCTCGCCGCCTATGCGGCCTATGCCAGCGTGCTCGGCACGGGCCTGCCACTCGCCCTGCGCTCGACGCCGCTGCGCCAGACCGCGGCGCTGTGCCTGCGCATCGCCGTCGTCGTCCTCTGCCTTGTCGCGCTGTACAAATCCGGCTCGCGGGGCGGGTTGCTGCTGATCGGCATCGGCCTTGGCTCGCTGATGATTGCCCGCCTGCCGCGCACCGCACAGCGGGCATCGCTTTTGATCGGCGTGGCCCTCTGCATTCCCCTCGTTTTCCTCGTGCTGGCCTCGTTTTCAGCCGACGGGGACAAGCTGAGCGTCTTGGGGCTGACCATCGACACCAACAGCCGCATGAAGCTGTGGCAATTCGGCTTCGAGCATATGCGCGGCCGCTTCCTTGCCGGCTTCGGCATGGACAGCTTCTGGACGCCGGAACGGCTGACGGCGTTTCAGGACATCTATACCTGGGAGCTCGACAACTTCCACAACGGCTATATCACCCTCTTCATCGAAACCGGTGTGATCGGCTTCACGCTCTTCGTCGCCGGATTCCTCGGGCTCTACCTGCTGGTGTTGATTTCCATCGGCAGCATCCGCACGCGTATCACGATGCTCGCCTTCGCGCTGCTCAACATGTTCATGTTCGGAAACCTGGTCGAAAACGAACTGGGGCGCTCGACGTCGCTTGGCATCTACACATTCCTGATCATGGCCTTCTCCCTGCGCAGCCATGTCGCCGGCTGGGTGGAGGGCCACCGCCAACCGCCGGCCCTACCGAAAGCCTTCGCTTACCGAGAGCCAAATCCCCAGAGACTTGTCGAGTGA
- a CDS encoding GNAT family N-acetyltransferase, with the protein MFDVAVENAFDFRSREYADLFRASAATAFQHPVWLAHLYGTLTGDAAIARLVLVVRRRADGGLAMVLPLLRRRYALLQVVEFADLHVCDYASPIAARAVFSQIATDEAAVVAINRHLMPYDLLRVSKLSGSALPIELLFPAKRRKRMDLNAYASALEPAFGRWRDKHLSRTSRKKLQKKTRQLHRKGEVRFTCAQSPADICMTFDALKRFRGQRFRARGGPVDLVQLPSYFAFYSSVAVEGRDGFARTYTLWLDDEPIAGAFGLSHRGSFLVVLVGFDAARHGRQSVGSLMFEQIARDCIERGEQSLDFTIGDEPYKRMFGAEPSPMWSFSQASNTLGLAAKLAVETLPVVKSLARRFWPPQ; encoded by the coding sequence ATGTTTGACGTTGCCGTCGAGAACGCTTTCGATTTTCGCTCAAGGGAATATGCCGATCTTTTCAGGGCATCGGCTGCGACTGCATTTCAGCATCCGGTCTGGCTTGCCCATCTCTATGGAACCTTGACGGGTGATGCCGCCATCGCGCGCCTCGTTCTCGTCGTGCGCCGGCGGGCGGATGGAGGGCTCGCCATGGTCCTGCCGCTGCTGCGGCGGCGCTATGCGCTCCTGCAGGTCGTTGAGTTTGCCGATCTGCATGTCTGCGACTACGCTTCGCCCATTGCCGCACGCGCGGTCTTCTCGCAGATCGCAACGGATGAGGCCGCGGTCGTCGCCATCAACCGGCACCTGATGCCCTACGACCTCCTGCGTGTCAGCAAACTCAGCGGTTCCGCGCTGCCGATCGAACTGCTGTTCCCGGCCAAAAGGCGCAAGCGCATGGATCTCAACGCCTATGCGAGCGCGCTGGAGCCGGCCTTCGGACGCTGGCGAGACAAGCATCTCAGCAGGACCTCCCGCAAGAAGCTGCAGAAGAAAACGCGGCAGCTCCATCGCAAGGGAGAGGTGCGCTTCACCTGCGCGCAGTCGCCTGCCGACATTTGCATGACGTTCGATGCCCTGAAACGTTTCCGGGGGCAGCGTTTCAGGGCAAGGGGCGGCCCCGTCGATCTCGTTCAACTGCCATCCTACTTCGCCTTCTATTCGTCGGTCGCCGTCGAAGGGCGGGACGGGTTTGCGCGCACCTATACGTTATGGCTGGACGACGAGCCGATAGCCGGTGCGTTCGGTCTCTCGCATCGCGGTTCCTTCCTTGTCGTCCTCGTCGGCTTCGATGCGGCGCGCCATGGCCGGCAATCGGTGGGCAGCCTGATGTTCGAGCAGATCGCCCGGGATTGCATCGAGCGCGGCGAGCAATCCCTCGATTTCACCATCGGCGATGAGCCCTACAAGCGCATGTTCGGGGCGGAGCCGTCGCCGATGTGGTCGTTCTCCCAGGCCAGCAACACGCTGGGCCTTGCCGCAAAGCTCGCCGTGGAGACGCTTCCCGTCGTCAAATCGCTGGCGCGGCGCTTCTGGCCGCCACAGTGA
- a CDS encoding acyl-CoA carboxylase subunit beta translates to MHAILDQLEARREAARLGGGEKRIAAQHAKGKLTARERLELLFDEGSFEEWDMFVEHRCVDFGMAENKIPGDGVVTGYGMINGRLAFAFSQDFTVFGGALSEAHAEKICKVMDQAMKVGAPVIGLNDSGGARIQEGVASLGGYAEVFQRNVMASGVIPQISMIMGPCAGGAVYSPAMTDFIFMVKDSSYMFVTGPEVVKTVTHEEVTAEELGGASTHTQKSSVADGAYENDIEALEQVRALFDFLPLNNRQKPPLRPFHDDPARLEERLDTLIPDSSNKPYDMKELILKVVDDGDFFELQPDYAKNILTGFARMEGQTVGIVANQPLVLAGCLDIKSSIKAARFVRFCDAFSIPVITFVDVPGFMPGTSQEYGGIIKHGAKLLYAYAECTVPKVTVITRKAYGGAYDVMSSKHLRGDVNFAWPNAEIAVMGAKGAVEIIFREDKGNPEKLAAREAEYKARFANPFVAGARGFIDDVIMPHSSRRRIARAFASLRGKQVETRWRKHDTIPL, encoded by the coding sequence ATGCACGCAATTCTCGACCAACTCGAAGCCCGCCGGGAAGCGGCGCGCCTGGGCGGCGGCGAGAAGCGCATCGCGGCCCAGCACGCCAAGGGCAAGCTGACCGCGCGCGAGCGCCTGGAGCTGTTGTTCGACGAGGGGTCCTTCGAGGAATGGGACATGTTCGTCGAGCACCGCTGCGTCGACTTCGGCATGGCCGAGAACAAGATCCCCGGAGACGGGGTGGTGACCGGCTACGGCATGATCAACGGCCGCCTGGCCTTTGCCTTCAGCCAGGATTTCACCGTCTTCGGCGGCGCGCTCTCCGAGGCCCATGCCGAGAAGATCTGCAAGGTCATGGACCAGGCCATGAAGGTGGGCGCCCCGGTGATCGGCCTGAACGACTCGGGCGGGGCGCGCATCCAGGAGGGCGTGGCCTCCCTGGGCGGCTATGCCGAGGTCTTCCAGCGCAATGTGATGGCCTCCGGCGTGATCCCGCAGATCAGCATGATCATGGGCCCCTGCGCCGGCGGCGCGGTCTACTCGCCGGCGATGACCGACTTCATCTTCATGGTGAAGGACTCCTCCTATATGTTCGTCACCGGCCCCGAGGTGGTGAAGACGGTGACGCATGAGGAGGTCACGGCCGAGGAACTGGGCGGCGCCTCCACCCATACCCAGAAATCCTCCGTCGCCGACGGCGCCTACGAGAACGACATCGAGGCGCTGGAACAGGTCCGCGCCCTCTTCGACTTCCTGCCGCTCAACAACCGGCAGAAGCCGCCGCTACGCCCCTTCCACGACGATCCGGCACGCCTCGAGGAACGGCTCGACACGCTCATCCCGGACAGCTCCAACAAGCCCTACGACATGAAGGAGCTGATCCTCAAGGTCGTGGACGATGGCGACTTCTTCGAGCTGCAGCCCGACTACGCCAAGAACATCCTCACCGGCTTCGCCCGCATGGAGGGACAGACCGTGGGCATCGTGGCCAATCAGCCCCTGGTGCTGGCCGGCTGCCTGGACATCAAGAGCAGCATCAAGGCCGCTCGCTTCGTGCGCTTCTGTGACGCCTTCAGCATCCCGGTGATCACCTTCGTGGACGTGCCCGGTTTCATGCCCGGCACCTCGCAGGAGTACGGCGGCATCATCAAGCACGGCGCCAAGCTGCTGTACGCCTATGCCGAGTGCACGGTGCCCAAGGTGACCGTCATCACGCGCAAGGCCTATGGGGGCGCCTATGACGTGATGAGCTCCAAGCATTTGCGGGGCGATGTGAACTTCGCCTGGCCCAATGCCGAGATCGCGGTGATGGGCGCCAAGGGCGCGGTGGAGATCATCTTCCGCGAGGACAAGGGCAATCCCGAGAAGCTAGCCGCCCGCGAGGCCGAGTACAAGGCCCGCTTCGCCAACCCCTTTGTGGCCGGCGCGCGGGGCTTCATCGACGATGTGATCATGCCGCACTCCTCGCGCCGCCGCATTGCCCGTGCCTTCGCCTCGCTGCGCGGCAAGCAGGTGGAGACGCGCTGGCGGAAGCACGACACGATACCGCTCTGA
- a CDS encoding GumC family protein has translation MQNGPDMRKYATYRAETPADQGLANYLQIDLKRLAYWLRIKYSWIIMVAIVGSLIGAGYSLLATRSYTVTSEILVDPAGLQVVDDDLYRRSEDRDTQLLNVDSKLQTLLSRNVLMRVVEKLELTRDREFVPKSWTSLFSFNFSFGLGSEVVTPPEVIALDALDRRVSARRDERSFVIILTVWSDEAEKSVRISKALIDEFRTELSVADSDGAGRATSSLVGRLVELKASVTEAEEAVETFRRQNGLRVSQGELSSSRSMSQVDTQLRTARERLIAAESRYRQLMAGSSDSAVMQSTTLASLRTEFASAKQQAEQYAVVYGTLHPRYRGVQLNVKTLEREIQNETARLTRAAENEYAQAKTVVAELQKEASSVSGDVFSENEAEVKLRELTREAAARSAIYEAFLARARLTAEREQLDTTNIRVISAPIVPRTRGWPPSVPQASMFGLLAGLALGIVGVLAYGIVSDIHHAPAPAVTRTVQEERPRPSRRRHLRDEMTSLLNAEFADDEDYLPMPRRRKTDYV, from the coding sequence ATGCAGAACGGACCCGATATGCGCAAATATGCCACCTACCGTGCGGAAACCCCGGCGGATCAGGGCCTCGCGAACTATCTGCAGATCGACCTCAAGCGACTCGCCTATTGGCTGCGCATAAAATACAGCTGGATCATCATGGTTGCAATCGTCGGTTCGCTGATCGGTGCGGGCTACAGCCTGCTTGCGACCCGGAGCTATACCGTGACAAGCGAGATTCTGGTCGATCCCGCCGGCCTGCAGGTGGTTGACGACGATCTTTATCGGCGCAGCGAGGATCGCGATACGCAGCTTCTCAACGTTGACAGCAAGCTCCAGACGCTGTTGTCGCGCAATGTGCTCATGCGCGTGGTCGAGAAACTCGAGCTCACCCGCGACCGGGAATTCGTGCCGAAATCCTGGACCAGCCTCTTCAGCTTCAATTTCAGCTTCGGCCTCGGATCCGAGGTCGTGACGCCACCCGAGGTGATTGCGCTGGATGCGCTGGACCGGCGTGTTTCCGCCCGCCGCGACGAGCGCTCCTTCGTCATCATTCTGACCGTCTGGTCGGATGAGGCGGAAAAAAGCGTGCGCATTTCGAAGGCCTTGATCGACGAGTTTCGAACCGAGTTGAGCGTCGCCGATTCCGATGGGGCGGGGCGGGCGACCTCCTCGCTCGTCGGCCGGCTGGTGGAATTGAAAGCCAGCGTGACCGAGGCCGAAGAGGCCGTCGAAACCTTTCGCCGGCAGAATGGCCTGCGCGTCAGCCAGGGGGAATTGTCGAGCAGCCGCTCGATGTCGCAGGTCGATACGCAGTTGCGCACGGCGCGCGAGCGGTTGATCGCGGCCGAATCCCGCTACAGGCAATTGATGGCGGGCAGCAGCGATTCGGCCGTCATGCAGTCGACGACGCTCGCCTCGCTGCGCACCGAGTTCGCCTCCGCCAAGCAGCAGGCCGAGCAATATGCCGTCGTCTACGGCACGCTGCATCCACGCTACAGGGGCGTGCAGCTCAACGTGAAGACGCTGGAGCGCGAAATCCAGAACGAGACGGCGCGCCTGACGCGCGCTGCTGAAAATGAATACGCCCAGGCGAAGACCGTCGTGGCCGAGCTTCAGAAGGAAGCCTCCTCCGTCTCGGGCGACGTGTTTTCAGAGAACGAGGCCGAGGTGAAGTTGCGGGAGCTGACACGCGAGGCGGCGGCGCGGAGCGCCATCTACGAAGCCTTTCTGGCGCGGGCACGTCTAACCGCGGAGCGCGAACAACTTGACACGACCAATATCCGCGTCATCTCCGCCCCCATTGTGCCGCGCACCCGCGGCTGGCCGCCGAGCGTGCCGCAGGCGTCGATGTTCGGCCTGCTCGCCGGTCTCGCGCTCGGCATTGTCGGCGTGCTTGCATATGGCATCGTGTCCGATATCCACCATGCGCCGGCGCCCGCCGTAACGCGCACGGTACAGGAGGAGCGGCCCCGCCCGTCGCGCCGACGTCATCTCCGCGATGAGATGACGTCCTTGCTCAATGCCGAATTCGCCGATGACGAGGACTATCTCCCCATGCCGCGGCGCCGCAAGACAGATTACGTGTAA
- the scpA gene encoding methylmalonyl-CoA mutase yields MADKTFEDWAALAEKELRAAPETLTWNTPEGIAVKPVYTADDLAEASHLGTLPGFEPFLRGPQATMYAVRPWTIRQYAGFSTAEESNAFYRKALAAGGQGVSVAFDLATHRGYDSDHPRVTGDVGKAGVAIDSVEDMKILFDGIPLDKVSVSMTMNGAVLPVLAGYVVAAEEQGVSQDKLSGTIQNDILKEFMVRNTYIYPPEPSMKIIGDIIEYTAKNMPKFNSISISGYHMQEAGANQALELAFTLADGKEYVKTAIAKGMDVDDFAGRLSFFWAVGMNFYLEIAKMRAARLLWCRIMKGFNAKNPKSLMLRTHSQTSGWSLTEQDPYNNVVRTTIEAMAAVFGGTQSLHTNSLDEAIALPTEFSARIARNTQLIIQEETHITNVVDPWAGSYMMEKLTQDMADKAWSIIEEVDAMGGMTQAVIEGLPKRLIEEAATRRQAAVDRGDEVIVGVNRYRLEDEQPIDILEIDNSAVRAAQIKQLEDIRRRRSATEVAETLGALETVARTGEGNLLEAAVAAARARATVGEISDAMRRAFGDHAATPEVVGDIYGPAYGDDPEYRTLAGRIAARDTRPKIMVAKLGQDGHDRGAKVIASAFGDLGFEVRVGPLFQTPEEAADLAVAEKVQVVGMSSLAAGHKTLAPALVAALRERGAENIVVVVGGVIPRQDYEFLLENGVAAVFGPGTNVLDAANTVLDLVEGRIRNQ; encoded by the coding sequence ATGGCCGACAAGACGTTTGAGGACTGGGCAGCACTCGCTGAAAAGGAGCTGCGCGCCGCCCCGGAAACGCTGACCTGGAACACGCCCGAAGGCATCGCCGTCAAACCCGTCTATACGGCGGACGACCTTGCGGAGGCCAGCCATCTCGGTACGCTGCCGGGCTTCGAGCCCTTTCTGCGCGGCCCCCAGGCCACCATGTACGCGGTGCGGCCCTGGACCATCCGCCAGTACGCCGGCTTCTCCACCGCCGAGGAGAGCAATGCCTTCTACCGCAAGGCCCTGGCCGCGGGCGGGCAGGGCGTGTCGGTGGCCTTCGACCTGGCCACCCACCGCGGCTATGACAGCGACCATCCCCGCGTGACCGGCGATGTGGGCAAGGCCGGCGTGGCCATCGACTCGGTGGAGGACATGAAGATCCTGTTCGACGGCATTCCGCTGGACAAGGTCTCGGTCTCCATGACCATGAACGGCGCGGTGCTGCCGGTGCTGGCCGGCTATGTGGTGGCGGCGGAAGAGCAGGGCGTGTCGCAGGACAAGCTCAGCGGGACCATCCAGAACGACATCCTCAAGGAGTTCATGGTCCGCAACACCTATATCTACCCGCCCGAGCCCTCGATGAAGATCATCGGCGACATCATCGAGTACACGGCGAAGAACATGCCGAAGTTCAACTCGATCTCGATCTCGGGCTATCACATGCAGGAGGCGGGCGCCAACCAGGCCCTGGAGCTGGCCTTCACCCTGGCCGATGGCAAGGAGTATGTGAAGACGGCCATCGCCAAGGGCATGGACGTGGACGACTTCGCCGGCCGGCTTTCCTTCTTCTGGGCCGTGGGCATGAACTTCTATCTGGAGATCGCCAAGATGCGGGCCGCGCGCCTGCTCTGGTGCCGGATCATGAAGGGCTTCAATGCCAAGAACCCCAAGAGCCTGATGCTGCGCACCCACAGCCAGACCTCGGGCTGGTCGCTCACCGAGCAGGACCCCTACAACAATGTGGTGCGCACCACCATCGAGGCCATGGCCGCGGTCTTTGGCGGCACCCAGAGCCTGCACACCAACTCGCTGGACGAGGCCATCGCCCTGCCCACCGAGTTCAGCGCCCGCATCGCGCGCAACACCCAGCTCATCATCCAGGAAGAGACCCATATCACCAATGTGGTGGACCCCTGGGCCGGCAGCTACATGATGGAGAAGCTGACGCAGGACATGGCGGACAAGGCCTGGTCCATCATCGAGGAGGTCGATGCCATGGGCGGCATGACCCAGGCCGTCATCGAGGGCCTGCCGAAGCGCCTGATCGAAGAGGCTGCCACGCGCCGGCAGGCCGCCGTCGACCGCGGCGACGAGGTGATCGTCGGCGTCAACCGCTATCGCCTCGAGGACGAGCAGCCGATCGACATTCTCGAAATCGACAACAGCGCGGTCCGTGCCGCGCAGATCAAGCAGCTGGAGGATATCCGTCGCCGGCGCAGCGCAACCGAGGTCGCCGAAACGCTCGGCGCGCTCGAAACGGTCGCCAGGACCGGTGAGGGCAATCTCCTCGAAGCGGCTGTCGCGGCCGCACGGGCCCGTGCCACGGTAGGCGAGATTTCCGACGCCATGCGCCGCGCCTTCGGCGACCATGCCGCAACGCCAGAAGTGGTGGGCGATATCTACGGCCCCGCCTATGGCGACGATCCGGAATACCGGACCCTTGCCGGCCGCATCGCGGCGCGCGACACCAGGCCGAAGATCATGGTGGCGAAACTCGGCCAGGACGGCCATGACCGCGGCGCCAAGGTCATCGCCTCCGCCTTCGGCGATCTTGGCTTCGAGGTGCGGGTCGGCCCGCTCTTCCAGACGCCCGAGGAGGCCGCGGACCTTGCCGTCGCGGAGAAGGTGCAGGTCGTCGGCATGTCCTCCCTGGCCGCCGGGCACAAGACGCTGGCTCCGGCGCTGGTGGCGGCCCTGCGGGAGCGCGGGGCGGAGAATATCGTGGTCGTCGTCGGCGGCGTCATTCCGCGGCAGGACTACGAGTTCCTTCTCGAAAACGGCGTCGCCGCCGTCTTCGGCCCCGGCACCAACGTGCTCGATGCCGCCAATACGGTGCTCGATCTGGTGGAAGGACGTATCCGCAACCAGTGA
- a CDS encoding acetyl/propionyl/methylcrotonyl-CoA carboxylase subunit alpha — translation MFKKILIANRGEIACRVIKTAKKMGIATVAVYSEADRGALHVSMADEAVHIGPAPSAQSYIVIDRIIEAIRKTGADAVHPGYGFLSENAAFAEALEKEGVAFIGPPVGAIQAMGDKITSKKLAAEAGVSTVPGHMGLIENADEAVKIAAQIGYPVMIKASAGGGGKGLRVAFNDKECFEGFTSCRNEARNSFGDDRVFMEKFVEQPRHIEIQILGDAHGNVVYLHERECSIQRRHQKVIEEAPSPFISEATRRAMGEQAVALARAVKYQSAGTVEFVVGKNQDFYFLEMNTRLQVEHPVTECITGLDLVEQMIRVAAGEPLGFKQEEIRREGWAIECRINAEDPFRNFLPSTGRLSRYRPPAEGPQADGSVVRNDTGVFEGGEISMYYDPMVAKLCTWAPTRLDAIDAMATALDDFEVEGIGHNLPFLSAVMGNERFRAGRLTTAFIAEEFPDGFHGVAPDAAATRQLAAVAAFVQQTVQARAAQISGTIGNHRRIVGTEWIASLAGNEHALTLESGADGVVARFAGGEALTVGSDWVPGRRHAVFVVAGNRMGVKVDLVGPAIRLRWRGVDATMHVRSPRVAALARLMPKKLPPDTSKLLLCPMPGVVTALLVAEGDTVEAGQALATIEAMKMENMMRAERRGTVKRVAVKAGQSLAVDETILEFE, via the coding sequence ATGTTCAAGAAGATCCTCATTGCCAATCGCGGCGAAATCGCCTGCCGCGTCATCAAGACCGCCAAAAAGATGGGCATTGCCACGGTGGCCGTCTATTCCGAGGCCGACCGCGGCGCGCTGCATGTGTCGATGGCAGACGAGGCGGTGCATATCGGCCCCGCGCCCTCCGCCCAGTCCTATATCGTCATCGACAGGATCATCGAGGCCATCCGCAAGACGGGGGCGGACGCCGTGCATCCCGGCTACGGCTTCCTCTCGGAAAACGCCGCCTTCGCCGAGGCGCTGGAAAAGGAAGGTGTCGCCTTCATCGGCCCGCCGGTCGGCGCCATCCAGGCGATGGGCGACAAGATCACCTCCAAGAAACTCGCGGCTGAAGCCGGCGTTTCCACCGTGCCCGGCCATATGGGCCTGATCGAGAACGCCGACGAGGCAGTGAAGATCGCCGCCCAGATCGGCTATCCGGTCATGATCAAGGCCAGCGCCGGCGGCGGTGGCAAGGGCCTGCGCGTGGCCTTCAATGACAAGGAATGCTTCGAAGGCTTCACGTCCTGCCGCAACGAGGCGCGCAACAGCTTTGGCGACGACCGCGTCTTCATGGAGAAGTTCGTCGAGCAGCCACGCCATATCGAGATCCAGATCCTGGGCGATGCGCACGGCAACGTGGTTTATCTGCATGAGCGCGAATGCTCCATCCAGCGCCGCCACCAGAAGGTGATCGAGGAGGCACCGTCGCCCTTCATCTCCGAGGCCACCCGCCGCGCCATGGGCGAGCAGGCCGTGGCTTTGGCCCGGGCCGTGAAGTACCAGAGCGCCGGCACGGTGGAATTCGTGGTGGGCAAGAACCAGGACTTCTACTTCCTGGAGATGAACACCCGGCTGCAGGTGGAGCACCCGGTGACCGAGTGCATCACCGGTCTGGACCTGGTGGAGCAGATGATCCGCGTGGCGGCCGGCGAGCCCCTGGGCTTCAAGCAGGAGGAGATCCGGCGCGAGGGCTGGGCCATCGAGTGCCGCATCAATGCGGAAGACCCCTTCCGCAACTTCCTGCCCTCCACCGGCCGTCTCTCGCGCTACCGTCCGCCGGCCGAAGGCCCGCAGGCGGACGGCAGCGTCGTGCGCAACGACACCGGCGTCTTCGAGGGCGGCGAAATCTCCATGTATTACGACCCGATGGTCGCAAAGCTCTGCACCTGGGCACCGACCCGCCTCGATGCCATCGACGCCATGGCAACGGCGCTCGACGACTTCGAGGTGGAAGGCATCGGCCACAACCTGCCCTTCCTCTCCGCCGTGATGGGCAACGAACGTTTCCGCGCGGGACGGCTCACCACCGCCTTCATTGCCGAGGAGTTCCCGGACGGCTTCCATGGCGTTGCACCCGACGCCGCGGCGACCCGTCAGCTCGCCGCCGTCGCCGCCTTCGTCCAGCAGACGGTGCAGGCGCGCGCCGCGCAGATTTCCGGCACCATCGGCAACCACCGCCGTATCGTCGGCACCGAATGGATCGCAAGCCTGGCCGGCAACGAGCATGCATTGACGCTCGAAAGCGGCGCGGACGGCGTTGTCGCGCGCTTTGCCGGCGGCGAGGCGCTGACCGTCGGCAGCGACTGGGTGCCCGGCCGCCGTCACGCCGTCTTCGTCGTCGCGGGCAACCGCATGGGCGTGAAGGTCGATCTTGTCGGCCCGGCGATCCGCCTGCGCTGGCGCGGCGTCGATGCGACGATGCATGTGCGCTCGCCGCGCGTCGCCGCGCTCGCCCGCCTGATGCCGAAGAAACTGCCGCCCGACACCTCGAAGCTGCTGCTCTGCCCCATGCCCGGCGTCGTCACCGCGCTTCTCGTTGCCGAAGGTGATACGGTGGAAGCGGGTCAGGCCCTCGCCACCATCGAGGCGATGAAGATGGAAAACATGATGCGGGCGGAGCGCCGTGGCACCGTCAAGCGCGTCGCCGTCAAGGCCGGGCAGAGCCTTGCCGTGGACGAAACGATCCTGGAGTTTGAATGA